A genomic region of Deinococcus humi contains the following coding sequences:
- a CDS encoding ABC transporter substrate-binding protein — MTQQARRSPLLISLALGLTLSSAHAQPVQTVRLGFFPNLTHAPALIGLERGLFQKAVGAAKLEAKAFVSGTSLSEAFAGGQIDVAYIGPGPAINAATRGMPIQIVAGASEAGAVLIARKDSGIRTYKELAGKVVAVPSAGNTQDISLRHILKEQGLKSKADGGTVTIVPIPPADTIAAFAAKRADATLVPEPWGAALQAQGHVLIGDEKTVWRGGKYPTTIMIVNARFAQANPALVEGFLKANTEAVAFLTRSPAAAQAAVNHQLLKLTGVKLDPRVLQRAFARTRFTTSLDLEALKEYAALNVEAGYARSVPDLSSFIRR, encoded by the coding sequence ATGACCCAACAAGCACGCCGATCTCCCCTCTTGATCAGCCTAGCCCTTGGCCTGACCTTGAGCTCGGCTCACGCCCAGCCCGTCCAGACCGTCAGGCTGGGCTTTTTCCCCAATCTCACGCACGCGCCCGCCCTGATCGGCCTGGAACGCGGCCTTTTCCAGAAGGCGGTTGGAGCAGCCAAACTCGAAGCCAAAGCATTCGTCTCCGGCACCAGCCTCAGTGAAGCCTTCGCCGGCGGTCAAATTGACGTTGCGTACATCGGGCCCGGTCCGGCCATCAATGCCGCCACCAGGGGAATGCCCATTCAAATCGTCGCTGGAGCCAGCGAAGCAGGGGCAGTGCTGATCGCCCGCAAGGACAGCGGCATCCGAACGTACAAGGAACTGGCGGGGAAAGTCGTGGCGGTACCCAGTGCCGGGAACACGCAGGATATCAGCCTGCGGCACATCCTTAAGGAACAGGGGCTGAAATCCAAGGCCGATGGCGGCACAGTCACCATCGTCCCCATCCCGCCTGCAGATACCATCGCGGCGTTCGCCGCCAAACGCGCCGACGCCACCCTGGTGCCCGAACCGTGGGGCGCGGCCCTGCAAGCCCAGGGGCACGTCTTGATCGGGGATGAGAAGACCGTCTGGCGCGGTGGGAAATACCCCACCACCATCATGATCGTCAACGCCCGCTTCGCCCAGGCAAATCCAGCGCTGGTCGAGGGTTTTCTGAAGGCCAACACCGAAGCGGTGGCGTTCCTCACCAGGAGTCCAGCGGCGGCGCAGGCTGCCGTGAACCATCAACTGCTCAAATTGACCGGCGTGAAACTCGACCCTCGCGTCCTGCAACGGGCCTTCGCCCGTACCAGATTTACCACCAGCCTCGATTTGGAGGCCCTGAAAGAGTACGCGGCGCTGAACGTGGAAGCCGGGTACGCCCGTAGCGTTCCAGACCTTTCCTCGTTTATCAGGAGGTAA
- a CDS encoding ABC transporter permease, with amino-acid sequence MDTRRSGARWRTATWQALGLVLILAVWWLVTDGLKLYPPYVFPSARAVWTEISYGLWGTGPQDGKLLAAIAGSLRRVLTGYLAAVALGTCIGLLMGLWSPIRSTLGAYLTGVQSIPSIAFVPFAILFFGLNERAVLFVVILEGFIPIALSVSGALLNVPPTLRVAGRTLGASGLSLLLRVLLPAVLPNVLTGLRTAWSFAWRALVGAELLIAGSKSLGEQLEIGRNTANVALVLATIIIIGVIGGLFDALLRTVESRVRRDYGLEAGE; translated from the coding sequence GTGGACACCCGCAGGAGCGGGGCCAGGTGGCGCACGGCCACCTGGCAGGCGCTGGGGCTTGTGCTCATCCTAGCCGTCTGGTGGCTGGTGACGGACGGCTTGAAACTCTATCCACCGTATGTGTTTCCCAGCGCGCGGGCGGTGTGGACCGAAATTTCATATGGGCTGTGGGGCACCGGGCCACAAGATGGGAAACTCCTGGCCGCCATCGCAGGCAGCCTGAGGCGGGTGCTGACGGGGTACTTGGCGGCCGTGGCGCTCGGCACATGTATAGGCCTATTGATGGGGCTCTGGTCACCCATTCGCAGCACGCTGGGCGCCTACCTCACGGGCGTCCAGAGCATCCCCAGCATTGCTTTCGTTCCGTTCGCCATCCTGTTCTTTGGGCTCAACGAACGAGCGGTGCTGTTCGTGGTGATCCTGGAAGGATTTATTCCCATTGCGCTGTCAGTTTCGGGCGCGCTCCTGAATGTCCCGCCCACACTGCGGGTGGCCGGCCGTACCCTGGGGGCCAGCGGGTTGAGTCTGCTGCTCCGGGTGCTGCTTCCGGCAGTTCTGCCCAATGTCCTGACGGGCTTAAGGACCGCCTGGAGCTTCGCGTGGCGGGCACTGGTCGGCGCGGAACTGCTGATCGCGGGCTCAAAAAGCCTGGGAGAACAACTGGAAATCGGGCGAAATACGGCCAATGTCGCGTTGGTCCTGGCGACCATCATCATTATCGGCGTCATTGGCGGGCTCTTCGACGCTCTCCTTCGCACCGTGGAAAGCCGGGTTCGGCGGGATTACGGCCTGGAGGCGGGAGAATGA
- a CDS encoding ABC transporter ATP-binding protein — MSHHLDRTSLTLAGVTYRYKGRAGIGSLDIQVKSGEFLSIVGPSGSGKSTLLNLLAGFLQPQSGQIMVGGDVISGPHPRLTLVQQEPALFPWLTVAGNVAFGLSKLSRLERTKRVEDALKLVSLDGYSSRRVHELSGGQRQRVSLARALAVQPDLLLLDEPFSALDIQTRAQLSRELMEIWRQAGVTFVFVTHHLEEAMLLGQRIIVLREGLVALDRQTSQTDVAQLETLMGEA, encoded by the coding sequence ATGAGTCATCACTTGGACAGGACATCCCTGACCCTGGCCGGGGTCACATACCGATATAAAGGCCGGGCCGGGATTGGGTCGCTGGACATTCAGGTGAAGTCCGGAGAATTCCTGAGCATCGTCGGCCCGTCGGGCAGCGGGAAGAGCACGCTGCTGAACCTGTTGGCTGGATTCCTCCAGCCACAGAGCGGCCAGATCATGGTTGGCGGGGACGTGATTTCCGGCCCACACCCCCGACTGACCCTGGTCCAGCAGGAACCTGCGCTTTTTCCATGGCTGACCGTAGCGGGCAACGTGGCCTTCGGGCTGAGCAAGTTGTCCCGCCTGGAGCGGACCAAGCGTGTAGAAGATGCCCTTAAGCTTGTCAGTCTGGATGGGTACAGCTCGCGCCGGGTGCATGAACTCAGCGGAGGCCAGCGGCAGCGCGTCAGTCTCGCCCGTGCCCTGGCCGTGCAGCCAGACTTGCTGCTGCTGGATGAACCTTTCAGTGCGCTGGACATACAGACCCGCGCACAACTCTCCAGAGAACTCATGGAGATCTGGCGGCAGGCAGGGGTGACCTTTGTGTTTGTCACCCACCACCTGGAGGAAGCCATGCTGCTCGGTCAGCGGATCATCGTCCTACGCGAAGGACTGGTGGCGCTGGACAGGCAAACCAGTCAGACAGATGTGGCGCAACTGGAAACGCTGATGGGCGAGGCATAG
- a CDS encoding alpha/beta fold hydrolase, with protein MKPFVLIHGAWGGGWYWRDVTRALRQAGFPVLTPTLTGMGERAHLGHAGVNLETHIQDIVHHLSYEDLWEVTLVGHSYAGMVITGVADSVPERLTRLVYLDADLPEPGESRFDLQPEERTWWEERAQEGDGWRVNLDLPEALLTDAIPDSTVRRWYLERSQGQGQPIGTLRQPVRALNPAGRVLPRTFLGCRQDVLGMRSGLYGRMAQRAQADPQVQYQELEANHFAPVSAPARVVEALLNLRGQVEQ; from the coding sequence ATGAAGCCCTTTGTCCTGATCCACGGCGCGTGGGGTGGAGGCTGGTACTGGCGTGACGTTACCCGGGCCCTGCGCCAGGCCGGATTTCCCGTGCTGACTCCGACACTGACTGGCATGGGGGAACGGGCCCACCTTGGGCATGCAGGCGTCAACCTTGAAACCCACATCCAGGATATTGTCCACCACTTGTCTTACGAAGATTTATGGGAGGTCACCCTGGTGGGTCACAGCTACGCTGGCATGGTGATTACGGGTGTGGCAGACAGCGTGCCTGAGCGGCTGACCCGCCTGGTGTATCTCGACGCCGACCTGCCCGAACCTGGGGAATCGCGCTTCGATTTGCAGCCCGAGGAGCGCACCTGGTGGGAGGAACGCGCGCAGGAGGGCGATGGATGGCGGGTGAATCTGGACCTGCCCGAAGCGTTGTTGACCGACGCCATTCCCGATTCAACGGTGAGACGCTGGTATCTGGAGCGGTCGCAGGGGCAAGGGCAGCCCATTGGGACGCTGCGGCAGCCAGTCCGGGCGCTGAATCCGGCGGGCCGGGTCCTGCCGCGCACGTTTCTGGGCTGCAGGCAGGATGTGCTGGGGATGCGTTCAGGCCTGTACGGGCGGATGGCGCAACGCGCGCAGGCTGACCCCCAGGTGCAGTATCAGGAATTGGAAGCAAACCATTTCGCACCAGTCTCCGCACCCGCCCGTGTTGTGGAGGCACTGCTGAACCTACGCGGTCAGGTTGAGCAGTAA
- a CDS encoding GAF domain-containing sensor histidine kinase, which yields MPDGLPHHSSVAEAPDLAAALEVFTAFTELAASATDVLALTRKAYDVMNAHFTKYAAAYFEVRGGLWQALTWTGEVTDDQVNRIRSGLPLDVPSFARAIETKAPVFIDGWNPEGEGIENSPVCVYPLVVLGEVHGVFSVGLHDGPIWRPRDRALMRALGRSLTLAVERTEQARRLREERTALEAFAVFTEQVGSETDVLTLAREAARVVRDNLTHVSVVYYERDGDLWKARVWTEDIDPGVTAQLVRGVPVDAPNLAEAVKRSVAVFADGWDAAADGMTTARGYGAAAFVPLFSEGEARGLLGVGTRDARAWSEREKVVIHSVSRALGLAIDRAHTARQLKAQNLELDARTRALEGFAALTHELGVQADVYELIRRAQEVVLSLLSAGYALYYEREGQHWCNRVQVGDVRNAELQAFINAGPPVGATPSVDVPWTTRQALYQDEYARGSDTPQGMVEHVSAAASLPVMRAGDPVGVFIAVLFEHRAWSREDRVVLETVVRSLGFALERAEQARQLTEQRAEVEARNRVLSSFEAWTRDLADAADANELIRRAQALLYELVPVQATVYYEREGDRWWVRSMLGEYGSDSLRRAHEAGLPHESTGNLRVPFETGEVTYLEPYDVNVDGLGEAMAHVRTTAMLPLRSSAGIRGIFGLARFEQGSWSPTERSIIEAVGNSLELALDRADKAAELALERSALAVHTAALTDANEELEAFAYSVSHDLRTPVRHIVSFNDLLRKQLGTGLDPKTTRYLTVINEAAQRMNLLIDAMLDLSRTSRLPLRLGVVDLEALVQSVRLELDADAAGRDIGWRVAALPLTQGDHNLLRQVLVNLLGNAVKYTRGREQTIIEVWAEDRPHEVEILVRDNGAGFDPRYATRLFGVFQRLHRAEDFEGTGVGLANVRRIVQRHGGTVSARGVSGEGATFSFTLPKPP from the coding sequence ATGCCTGACGGCCTTCCTCACCACAGCAGCGTCGCCGAAGCGCCGGATTTGGCGGCCGCGCTGGAGGTCTTCACGGCGTTCACCGAACTCGCCGCCAGTGCAACCGACGTGCTCGCCCTGACCCGCAAGGCGTACGACGTGATGAACGCCCATTTCACCAAGTACGCCGCCGCTTACTTCGAGGTGCGCGGCGGCCTGTGGCAAGCGCTGACGTGGACGGGTGAGGTGACCGACGACCAGGTGAACAGGATTCGCTCGGGCCTGCCGCTTGACGTGCCCTCGTTCGCGCGGGCGATCGAAACGAAAGCACCGGTGTTCATCGACGGCTGGAACCCTGAGGGTGAGGGCATCGAGAACAGCCCGGTGTGCGTCTACCCGCTGGTCGTCCTGGGTGAAGTGCATGGCGTCTTCTCGGTCGGCCTGCACGACGGGCCCATCTGGCGGCCTCGCGACCGGGCCCTGATGCGCGCGCTGGGCCGCAGCCTCACCCTGGCCGTCGAGCGCACCGAGCAGGCGCGGCGGCTGCGCGAGGAACGCACGGCGCTCGAAGCGTTCGCGGTGTTCACGGAGCAGGTGGGCAGCGAAACGGACGTGCTGACCCTGGCCCGCGAAGCCGCCCGGGTGGTGCGCGACAACCTGACGCACGTTAGCGTCGTGTATTACGAGCGCGACGGCGACCTGTGGAAGGCCCGGGTGTGGACCGAGGACATCGATCCTGGCGTGACCGCGCAACTCGTTCGGGGTGTGCCGGTGGACGCGCCGAACCTTGCAGAAGCCGTCAAGCGCAGCGTCGCCGTGTTCGCCGACGGCTGGGACGCGGCTGCGGACGGCATGACCACCGCCCGGGGGTACGGGGCGGCGGCGTTCGTCCCGCTGTTCTCCGAAGGTGAGGCACGCGGCTTGCTCGGGGTGGGCACGCGGGACGCGCGCGCGTGGAGCGAACGGGAGAAGGTGGTCATCCACTCGGTCAGCCGGGCACTCGGCCTCGCGATCGACCGGGCGCACACCGCGCGGCAGCTCAAAGCGCAGAACCTGGAACTCGACGCGCGCACCCGCGCCCTGGAAGGCTTCGCCGCGCTGACGCACGAACTGGGCGTTCAGGCCGACGTATACGAACTGATCCGGCGCGCACAGGAGGTCGTGCTGTCGCTGCTGTCTGCTGGGTACGCGCTGTACTACGAACGTGAAGGTCAGCACTGGTGCAACCGCGTGCAGGTCGGTGACGTCCGCAACGCGGAGCTTCAGGCGTTCATCAACGCCGGTCCCCCGGTGGGCGCCACGCCCAGTGTGGATGTCCCGTGGACCACCCGGCAGGCGCTCTACCAAGACGAGTACGCGCGGGGCAGCGACACCCCGCAAGGGATGGTGGAGCACGTGAGTGCCGCGGCGTCCTTGCCGGTGATGCGCGCCGGTGATCCGGTCGGTGTGTTCATCGCGGTGCTGTTCGAGCACCGGGCGTGGTCCCGCGAGGACCGCGTGGTGCTGGAGACCGTGGTGCGCAGCCTTGGTTTCGCGCTGGAACGCGCAGAGCAGGCCCGACAGTTGACCGAGCAACGTGCGGAGGTGGAGGCACGCAACCGGGTCCTGTCCTCGTTCGAGGCATGGACGCGCGACCTCGCCGACGCTGCCGACGCCAACGAGCTGATCCGCCGGGCGCAGGCGCTGCTGTATGAACTGGTGCCCGTGCAGGCCACGGTGTACTACGAACGCGAAGGAGACCGCTGGTGGGTGCGTAGCATGCTGGGCGAGTACGGCAGTGACAGCCTGCGCCGGGCGCACGAGGCCGGCCTGCCGCACGAGTCGACCGGGAACCTGCGGGTGCCGTTCGAAACCGGTGAGGTCACGTACCTCGAACCGTACGACGTGAACGTGGACGGTTTGGGTGAAGCCATGGCACACGTACGCACGACGGCCATGCTGCCGCTGAGAAGTTCGGCAGGGATTCGCGGGATTTTCGGGCTGGCCCGCTTCGAGCAGGGCAGCTGGTCCCCCACCGAACGCAGCATTATCGAGGCGGTGGGCAACAGCCTGGAGCTGGCCCTCGACCGGGCGGACAAGGCCGCTGAACTCGCGCTCGAACGGAGCGCGCTCGCGGTGCACACCGCGGCCCTGACCGATGCGAACGAGGAGCTGGAGGCGTTCGCATACTCGGTCTCGCACGACCTGCGCACCCCCGTGCGTCACATCGTCAGTTTCAATGACTTGCTTCGGAAGCAACTGGGCACTGGATTGGATCCCAAAACCACGCGGTACCTGACGGTGATCAATGAGGCCGCGCAGCGGATGAACCTCCTGATCGACGCGATGCTCGACCTGTCCCGCACTTCGCGATTGCCGCTGCGGCTGGGGGTGGTGGATCTGGAAGCGCTGGTGCAGTCGGTGCGGCTGGAACTGGACGCGGACGCGGCGGGCCGTGACATCGGGTGGCGAGTCGCGGCCTTGCCACTGACGCAGGGCGATCACAATTTGCTGCGGCAAGTGCTGGTCAACCTGCTGGGGAACGCCGTAAAGTACACCCGCGGGCGTGAGCAGACGATCATTGAGGTGTGGGCGGAGGACCGGCCTCACGAAGTGGAGATCCTGGTGCGGGACAACGGCGCCGGCTTCGACCCCCGGTACGCGACCAGGCTGTTCGGGGTGTTTCAGCGGCTGCACCGCGCTGAGGATTTCGAGGGAACCGGCGTGGGCCTCGCCAACGTCCGGCGGATCGTGCAGCGGCACGGCGGCACGGTTTCGGCGCGCGGCGTGTCGGGTGAGGGTGCGACGTTCAGCTTCACGCTGCCGAAACCACCCTGA
- a CDS encoding SDR family oxidoreductase, whose amino-acid sequence MKTVLITGGTGSLGQQVIPHLLAQGAAVQAIARRPGLEAPRLTWIPGDLRDPSAVKRALSGAETLLHLATQPLHATADLDVAQGLLKAIRDSEIRHVVYMSITGLERMQGAAYYREKLEIERRIEDSGLPFTIQRSTQFHEFVAQLVQRMSFGRISLVPTGVTLQPVEANAVARQLTRLTLEQPARRVQDLTGPQPFTLDQLARFWQIHQGHRPTVLRLPLPVPLFQAWQHRAAVEDSALPVGLDWVSWLALQSARARAR is encoded by the coding sequence GTGAAGACCGTGCTGATCACCGGGGGAACAGGCTCCTTGGGCCAGCAGGTCATTCCACACCTGCTGGCCCAAGGAGCCGCTGTCCAGGCCATCGCCCGCCGGCCGGGCCTTGAGGCGCCGCGCCTGACCTGGATTCCGGGCGACCTGCGTGACCCCTCTGCCGTCAAGCGGGCGCTTTCCGGAGCGGAGACCCTGCTGCACCTGGCCACCCAGCCCCTTCATGCCACCGCTGATCTGGACGTGGCGCAGGGCCTTCTCAAGGCCATTCGGGATAGTGAAATCCGGCATGTGGTCTACATGAGCATTACGGGGCTGGAGCGGATGCAGGGGGCGGCGTACTATCGGGAGAAGCTAGAGATCGAGCGGCGCATCGAGGACAGCGGTCTGCCCTTCACCATCCAGCGCTCGACCCAGTTTCACGAGTTCGTGGCCCAACTCGTGCAGCGAATGTCCTTTGGGCGCATTTCCCTGGTGCCCACGGGGGTGACGCTGCAACCCGTGGAGGCGAACGCCGTGGCGCGGCAACTGACACGTCTGACGCTGGAGCAACCCGCGCGCCGCGTCCAGGACCTTACTGGCCCTCAACCGTTCACGCTGGATCAGTTGGCCCGGTTCTGGCAGATTCATCAAGGTCACCGTCCCACAGTGCTGCGGCTGCCCCTTCCGGTGCCTTTGTTCCAGGCATGGCAACACAGGGCGGCTGTGGAGGACAGTGCGCTTCCAGTGGGCCTGGACTGGGTTTCCTGGCTGGCACTCCAGTCAGCCAGGGCAAGGGCGAGATGA